A genomic window from Alkalihalobacillus sp. AL-G includes:
- a CDS encoding ABC transporter ATP-binding protein has translation MLQLNQIHKVFNEGTLDEKIALSHINYSLEPGDFVTVIGSNGAGKSTLMNVVAGVLSPDVGDVVIEGRTVTNLPEHKRAAYIGRVFQNPLAGTAPSMTIEENMAMAYARNKNRGLRAGVTKKLRMFFKESLETLHLGLEDRLNAKVGMLSGGERQALSLLMATFTEPKILLLDEHTAALDPSRAELITTLTKQIVQQHQLTTLMVTHNMQQALDLGNRLIMMDKGQIILEVSGTEKQELTIEQLLQEFQRIRGSKMTSDRALLS, from the coding sequence TTGCTTCAACTAAATCAGATTCACAAAGTGTTTAACGAAGGAACGTTGGATGAGAAAATTGCCCTTTCTCATATCAACTATTCGCTCGAACCGGGTGATTTCGTTACGGTAATCGGAAGTAATGGTGCAGGTAAATCAACGTTAATGAACGTGGTCGCCGGTGTTCTGAGTCCGGATGTTGGAGATGTGGTCATTGAAGGAAGAACGGTTACCAATCTCCCTGAACATAAGCGTGCTGCCTATATCGGCCGGGTGTTTCAAAATCCTTTGGCAGGTACAGCACCATCGATGACGATTGAAGAAAATATGGCGATGGCATATGCACGAAATAAAAACAGGGGCCTGCGAGCAGGAGTGACGAAAAAGCTTAGGATGTTTTTCAAGGAGTCCTTAGAAACGTTGCATCTTGGGCTCGAGGATCGCTTGAATGCTAAGGTAGGGATGCTTTCAGGTGGTGAACGTCAAGCACTTTCACTTCTGATGGCTACGTTTACCGAACCGAAAATTTTACTGTTAGATGAACATACGGCTGCCCTTGACCCATCTAGAGCAGAACTTATTACAACTTTGACAAAACAAATCGTGCAGCAGCATCAATTGACAACGCTGATGGTAACCCACAACATGCAACAGGCATTAGATTTGGGCAATCGATTGATCATGATGGATAAAGGACAAATTATCCTGGAAGTCAGTGGAACTGAGAAACAAGAACTGACAATCGAGCAATTACTCCAAGAATTTCAGCGTATACGCGGCTCGAAAATGACGAGTGACCGCGCATTGTTAAGTTAG